The following are encoded in a window of Drosophila simulans strain w501 chromosome 3L, Prin_Dsim_3.1, whole genome shotgun sequence genomic DNA:
- the LOC27206215 gene encoding period clock protein, with protein MRLLLPLTLAVIAFSCMSFIDCASSDDTGTATGTGTGTGTGTGTGTGTATSTTVAPTTTSTTTTEAPVHHRRIHRRRRRILRRLRHRRAEAERRRRRG; from the coding sequence ATGAGGCTACTTCTTCCTTTGACTTTGGCAGTGATTGCCTTTAGCTGCATGTCCTTTATTGATTGCGCCTCGTCGGACGACACAGGAACcgcaactggaactggaactggtaCTGGCACCGGCACCGGCACCGGCACCGGCACAGCCACATCGACAACTGTTGCTCCGACAACCACCTCTACCACGACCACAGAAGCGCCCGTGCACCACAGAAGGATACATCGACGCAGGCGTCGCATCCTCAGGAGACTCCGACACAGGCGCGCAGAGGCCGAGCGAAGACGCCGACGGGGCTAG